GCATGAAATGTCTGTGAATATTGTGGATTTTGATTCCAAGTTAATTCAAAACCCAGTTGCAAATGCACATCGATCTCCAGAGGGCAAATCTGCAGGTGATACTCACACAAACCCGTGCAGAGTAGGTGCATGCTGCACTTCCCAGGCTACTCCAGGGTGCATGTGTAGGCTCTAAATGCCCTGCATGCAGCTTCTGTACATGTCTCTGTGCTCCTGGCTGCAGAGGAAATCCAGTGCCACACTTGTGAAATGGTTGTCAGTGCCATGAGAATCCTCACTGATAGAAAACGCAGTGTAACTTGGCAGGGGTTTATAAATTTAGAGAGTTTTTGGTGTGCAATACAATCACTTGTGTTCCTAATACTAAAATCATGTGTGTAAAGTGATGCAATTGACCATTTTTTTGCACTTTggcatttataaatatttatatgtatttaaagattaagaatgtgtgtgtatacatatatattaagGAAACTGCTCAGTTTTGTAAACATGAATGTTACTTTCCTTTGAGAGGCTTTGTATAGTGTTAACACTACTGCAGTATACAATTTAAGAAATATGACTAAAATAAGTGGTGGTCAACATAGATACAATCTGTAATCTTAACTGCTCACCTGAAAATGAGAGGGATCTATGGCTGTCAATCAGATATTTTACCAGAAACGTGTCAAATATATGAACACTGAGTAGCTGAATGGCATTGCAGAAATGGAGTATGTTTTAAACAGTTCATTTCATCTGTGCTCATAtcatttttcctcaaaaaaaactTTAGAAAGGGAAGCTTGGTGTTTTACAATCTGGGTAAGCAGCCTGTAAGTGTGCTTTGAGGAAATACAGTGATATGACAAGTGTCGGTTTTTATtgaaaaagacaagaaatgAATGTCAAAATTAAGTCTTTGTCTGCATGGATAATACAAACTGAACTAGTTTAAGGGCTGGAAACTACTATTTCCAAACAGCCTTTGAGGTTTTGTAATGTTTCCAGTAAgagtttgtgttttcttgtcaaaataatgaaaaactcAACCTTAGCTGGAAATTAACTGGTTGGTTGGGGTGTTTCCCAAGCTGTTAGGAACCAGAGGGCTCTTGACTTTTTTTACATCCTAACAGAGCATACATGTTTATTCAAAAtcaattaaaagcaaaaaagtgATTccatacatttaatttttctttcttaaaggaAGGACCTTAAATGCTAAATCGGTTTCCTTAAAATTATCATTTTATGGATGAAGTAGGATTTAGACATTTAAATACAGCTGACATACAGAGTCTCCAAGAGCTGGGTGGGTGACCCTTGTGTTGTCAGAAGGGCCACCCTCCAGTTGGGTGTGGGGAGGTCAGAGGTTGAAGTGCAGACAAATGTTTATGCCCGTGATGCTGTTGGGGAGTGCGGGGTCAGTCTTGCAGCGATCCAGCGTGGGGGGGAAGTGCTGAACAGCCTTTGTCTGTATATTCTACACGTCACATGGATTCTACCAGGGCTTGATGCTAAACCTAGTGATGCCATATACTGGGAACCAAATTCTTTCCTGGGGTATGTAGGGTGTAATTCCTGCTCAAAACTGGTTTTGATCCAGGGGCACCTGCACCCAGATGCAGAATTTGGACTTGAGTTTCTATGGATGAGTCGAatgatttctttgcttttccagagtgtctttgattattttttttgactatttttttaacatgtcaAAATATGACAGAAAAAGTGTATTGTctcattattttacattttttagtTTGTCTATTACATGAGTGACAGTGATGTTCTCAAAGCTTATTACACAACTTATCAaatgagttttgttttttgcCCACTCTGCATGCTAAAAATGTCTGGAGCTAAACTAATGTTTTAAGTAAACCATCTTTTCTCATATGACTTTTGGAGGAAAGTGGAGAGATAACCattgtttctgtttgtgttctataaaataactatttttgtAGCTAAAATTTCAGTTGTTGGATTTCAATCCCACAGTGTTGCTTTGTGGATATAAATTTACCTGGGTCCGCTATTTCAAACAGTACATGTATAACAAGTCCAGCATAAAATTAAACTAATAAAATGCAATCTTCTGCAATTTGTTGTTGAAAACATAGCAAATCATTTTGGTCCaagaattcaaaacaaaatggagaaaatacatttaactATTTAAGTTTATTCCTTGATGCTGCTGCTTATTTTTTGAAAAGGTGCTTGCAGTTTTGCACAAAAAGAAATCAACTTTATAAATTGCTGGGTTTGAAGCACTTTAGGATTCTTCTAAATACAACCAGTATATCATGTACAAAGGAATGACATAACATGTTTAATGTGCTTAAATTTTGGTTGCCATCTTTGCTATTCTGATCGATTTGATCAGCATGTTTCTTTAAACCTCTTTTCAGAGATTTgaaatcagactttttttttttttatgggcTGAAATTTAGCACATGGTAAGAGATTGTTTGTCTGAGAAATATCCTGTAAATGGGTGACTTGATCAGCAGTGTGAGTACCTGGCCATCTATTTGATAAAGACACAACGAAGACACAGCAATGTCTGTTCCTATAGCAGGGTCAGCCAGCTGTGAGCACTAGGATTctttttataaacaaaaaaacctgttttctgaACTTTTGGCTATGCATCATGAAGTAGTTGTATGTGCTGTGGTAAGGCCAGAGCATCTGCTCTGTGGGACTCCACTGCAGCAGATGCTCTGTGAGCACCACAGGAAGATGCTGTCCCTGCTCTAAAATACTCAACCCAAGCCCTGATATTTTCTGGGGTGTCCTTAAGCAGGTACCTGTGTCTTTGTTTCCCAGGCTGGGTCTGTAGCTCAGCTCTCTGTAGCTCCCTGGGATAAcaaaagcagaggagaaaggaatCAGGCATGAAGAGCCTTTGGTGTTTGTTACTGATCACAGAGCTCCTCAGTGCCCGAGAGCATTTGCTGTTGTCTTGTCTTCTGATGGGGAAAAACTTTTTCTGAAAACCCAAGTTGTGTCACGAGCTTTTCTATGAATTCAGATGCTTAAATTGGtgctaattttttaaaagaaaatgtaacagATGGTTAGCAGTGTATTTGTCTGTTTTTGATACCTATATTTTCTTAACTGGTGGCAAGCCAAACTTTATAAAATGACTAATGTGCATTTTCAGCTTCATCAGATTCCCAGATTTTCCTGAAGTACAATGTTTTATCTTCCATGGTAGCTACTGcttctttggagctttcaggtGTTTTATACACTAATAAAATGAACACAATTAGAACAGACAGCAATACCAAACTatccttttctttaaatcacATGTTGTGGTTCCCCAGGTGGTTTTAGCAGTTTAGTGTGATCAAGATGCCTAATTAAGAGCAAACCAGAGATACCTGTGTGCAGTTAACTCAGTGCAGTGAAGCCTTATCTGGTTGTTAAGATAATTTATAAAGATTATACAAATCTTCATCTATTTTAAAGAGGGAATAACAAGTAGAAATCATTAACTGTTTTTGtacaaatgaaaatgttaattcTAGAGAATATATTCTTTAGTGTACGCCAGAACACGTGCTATTAAAGAGTATAATAGGCTCATTGAGTGATTTATTATCAAATCCACTTTTATccaataaatcaaaataaacccCCTTCAAAACTTAGTTGttggagaattttttttgaaatgccTTCAAGTTTAACTCCCCTCGGAATCCGTTGTTGTTTTGGTCCTCTTTCCCACCTTCTGTTTACCAAATGTCACAAAAAGTAGCATCAAGCCCTATCCCTTGTTACAGTGTTCTGGTTTTATGGCCTTAATATTAGTTGCAGTATGGTATgtaatttcagaagaaaaatgtgctttgaAGTCTAATTCTATAGATACATGTGGCCTCTTCTGCCTATGAAATTAGGCTTTGATTGTCATATCTCATTCTCGATGCTTGTGCAATAGGAACATGTTCCTCTCAATGCAGTGGCTATTCTGTCTGATGCTGGACTTTGTTTTTAGGATGACTAGAaagttttttggcttttttttttttatggacaGCAGTCATGCTTCCTTGGTTTTTTTGGACTGATACTCTTTAGGAAATTAGAATTTCATAAGGAAAACTGTCAATAACTAGTTCTGTAGTTCTAGTTGAAGCCTTGTTCTGaagctttttttggtttttgttttctttctaaaaatcttATCGTAAAACAGTACTAAAGCCACTGTAAAATGACAAATAAATATGTATACCTAAAAGATTTGAGCAGTCTGTCTTATTTGCTGTagcaatgttttctttttcttgattcTTCCTGTGTTGTAGAATGTTTTCTGTAAACAAAATTATGTTAGATGTATAGATCAGTTCTCTCAAAACATGATATTTCAGTTACCGCTTCAGCTTCCAGTTAACCAAAAAGTAAATGTTGGCATgaaaaatgaatgaagaaaAGCTTTAAGAGATAGGTTGGAGCAGCTTTTTCCTGATCAGCTGGAACATTTGGGCACATTAACAACACTTGGTTTTACTGCCAAGTGTGCTTTGAAATTtgattgggggtttttttgttgtttaaatgGCAGAAGCTTGAAAAAAATAGTTCCATTGTGCTTATTTTGGGGATGACACAAGTATTTTTGCAAAGACAGTGCTGAGGTTTCCAAGCACCTCACTGAACTCATTGCTCTGACTCCAGGGGAGGGGAGGTAAAACTCAACTGCTACTTTGATCTAATGGCTTTTAATGGAGGGTTTCTGATATTAAAGGAGGGATTAACAGCTGCCTTCCTAGAGCCAGGACTAGGGCTCTCAGCCAGCCTTTGGGGTTGTGAAAGCTTCATCtggaactgaaataatttttaacagCAACGTTGCTCTTTCTTGCATGGAGAACTTGGAATTCTTGCCTCTTCTCTACCAGGCTTTGCAAGAGAATATCTGGATAAAGCCCAGTAGATCCCAAAGCATCCCTATATTGGATGATAGGATGTTTTTCAGGTGCTTCTTCAGCTACAGAAGATCTAATCCGTTAAATACAgaacaaaagcaataaaataattaagcaGGATGATGATGTGTTTTACAAAGTGCTTTACAAAGCATTTCCCAAAAACATTCCTTGCTTATGCCATACCTTTCCTTTACATTTCCTGCAAGTTCTTGAAGCTGGCAGGGCAGTTTTAGAAAGGTAAGGAGGGAGTGATGTGATTAAACAAGACCCAAATATTTTTTGAGGGACTtcagaaattgattttttttcatagcaatgaggtctcagaaaaaaaaaaaagatgggaaaaagaaacaagaagaatgCAAGTGCATGGAATTCTAATGGAAAACCTGCTCATCTGTGCTTGCTTGGTGTGAAGGTAAGGTGGCAAAGAAACAGGCTGTTGTTCAGTGATGCATTTGCACGAGTGCATGGAAGGGGTTGGCTGGGGGGCACTTGGGAATGAAGAGCCTGCAACACTGCTGGGGCTTGGAATAGAACAGGGCTGTCACACTCTGTGGGCCTTGTGGGGTAGGACTGGTTTTTTTGATTCATTCGTATTTGATCTTAAAAcaagctgctttttcttctgtgggGAAGAAGAGAAACATCTGTGTGGTTTCTGCTTACACACCATCAGCTGCTTTATGGAGACACTGAGCTCTCAGGTAGGTGGCCACTCTTACATTTAATCTTGCTGGAAGAGCGAATAACATACCACGTGTTTTTATCATACAAAGTATAATTTTAAGTTGGTACTTAAGTTTTAAGTAAGAGATGCTGTTTGTTCACATGAAACTTCTGGAACAGGTTAAAAGAACAGTGGTTATTGTGTTGATATTTAGCTGTGTAAGTGTCATTAATGCTGTATCAAGATAATTAACACAATTCTTGTGTAGAGAGAGGTGGCTTAGAAGGGAGGGACCCTACCAGTGACAGTCTTAAGACTAATGTGTTCTTATGTGAGTGCTGTAGGGAAGCTAATTGTAATCCAGAGGAGCAAATGGCTTTGTAAGGGatctcctccttctccatgGATGAATATCCCTTCAGTGagaggaacaggagctctggATCCCAGAGTCCTGTAAGGAGGTGCAGTATGTGTGTCATTGTTTCTCTGTCTCTAACTGAAACAGCTGATTTGGGGTGCAGGTGAGAGCTGAGCACCCTTCTGAAGCCCATGTAATAACTGGCACCTCTGGGGTGGCTGGTAAAACACTCCAGCAAGCCTGACATCCCTGGATTAAAACCACTGAGGCATTTAGAGCATCACTCAGAGTGACCCGAAAAATACCAGAGTGCTTCCCCAGGCTGCACAGGCTGGCTTGGGAGGGGGTACTGCAAAGTATCTGAAAGTTTTTTCCAATGGTAAGAGAAAATCCTGGAGTTCAGGGATCCCACTGTTATATAATTGACAGCCAAGGTTTTCCTGTTTAGGTTTCATATTTCACCTCTGAACCCGAGGTGAGGCCTTTCTCTCTCCCACAGCTCCATTCAGAACTGACACACTCCTGTTTATTTCCACCTGTTCATTTCCCCAAAGGTTTCAAAGAACTCCTCCATTTCTTTTTGGAGCATTTCGTTTCTTCTCTCTGCATCTTCCTTTGCTCTCTCTGCATTTCTCATCTTCATCTCCACCAGCCTGTACCACTTACGCTGCTGTCCCAGTTTCCAGTGCATCCCCTGGatctccagctgcagggctctgttctgctgctccagcctgttGGAAACACAGATATTGTGAAGTACAAGAttatttccctctttctttttttatagaaaagctccagtcttttttttaagttagcCTTTTTAAACATATGTTCCCGTAAATACAAGTATTGGCACCCCCAATACTTTTCCAATTTATGGTGTTATACATGAGAAGCTGcaatttttagttattttaatttacagtAAATATAAATAACCATATGCCAAAGGAGTCAGTTTGGGgcttggttgggtttttttgggttttatttttgaagtagAATACTACAGTAGTCCAACAATGAATGGCAATGCAACATATTTTAGGAGACACTAAGGATTGTGCTTATATTGCAGTTCCTTTGAACTGCAAGGAAAACTAGAAGTAGAATACAgcaaagagattaaaataaaccccacaCTAAAATCCTAGGAACAGCTCCttcactaagaaaaaaattgatgaaTACTTCAAGAAATTAAAgattaaatggatttttttctttgcacaaGGCAAAGTATAATTCGACATTACCCACCTGCCATCTGTTGAAATGCTGCTTGTTGAGGCATTTTCTGGTTTATGTCAATTCACATGACATGCTTGTAACTTATAACTAATTAAcaatattatatttaaaaacttCATTCCTTTTAACTGCACAATAGCAAAGCTGCACTATTTGGAAAGTGGAGCCTGAAAATCTTGCTGCCTTTTGGCTTTGATAACAAGTTATGGCTAAATCTCTATTCAGTTTCTAATCTTAGAAATTGGGAAAATACTTATGAACACTTTCTTCAGAGTTGTTAAAATTCATGGCTTGCAATTTGTAAAGAATAATGACTTACTGCTAATGCTGCTGAGCAGCCTGCACATTATTCCCTGGAGAAATGCTTGATATTGGATTaaggcaaaaagagaaaatacacaaTAGACCAGAGGCTTTTCAagagctctgcacagccctgcaaaAAGTCTTATAGATGCTCTGGAGTTCCTCAAGCACCTCACATGAAAAGAATTGGGATAACTCTGAATAATTCCCTACCTAATCCTGTAATGCTGGATCCTGGTGCCATTCCCAGTGGTACGTGGAGGCACTGACTGCAGCAGCATCCATAGACCCTGTACTTGGAGTGGTTGCATTCAGCAGGAAGGGATCCCTTCCCTGAAGCCTCACAGCTTTTAAAATCCTTTACCTTGCAATTTTAGATTCATACTCAGCCTTCTGTCTGGCCATCAGCATCCTCAGATCTGCGGGGTGGtgctgtgggcagggtgggTTTGCTGGTGAGTCCCCGGAGGAAGCACAGCTGTCACTGCCGTCCCCTGGGATGTGTCCTGTGTCTTCCTGCTCCCGCAGAACAGGACTTACAGCTGCACTGGTTTCTTGGCAGTCTTCTGGGTGGGCAAGTCTTGTCAAGTATCTCGAAGGAGTGTTTTCCTCAGACatggctcagcagcaggagccTGTGGAgctgcccagtctgccccacccGGGCCCTCAGCGCTCGCACCCGCTCGGTGCCTCTTCTGCTCCAGAGGAGACcttgtctgtgtgtctgtcttgCTCTGCCTTGCTGCGGGTTCTGAGAGTTTTCTTCCTCCCCACAGCTGTTTGGAACTTTTCAAATACTTGGAAATGGTCCATTTTGCTGGGGCTGGGATCTTGTTTCAGGCTCCAGCTTTGCCTTTTGTACACAGCAGGCTGAGGGCTCAAACTGCTGCGCCCCTCTGCTGTCCAGTCCCATTGTCACCATGGCTGGTTTATTCTCACCTCCAGGAGCTACTGCTGCTTTCCTACCCCCACTCTCTTTGCTGTAGTTTGTCTGACATCTGCAGGGGGCCCATTTGAGAGCTGCCCACCCTTAACTGGTTTCATTCCCGAGCTGGGAGGTGAATTCTGCAGCGTTATCCCAGTCCCAGGCCTGTGCAGGGCCCGCTTTGCTGCAAGGAGGAGGCTCCTTGCATTCCCCTTCACGTGTATTAGGAGGGAGACATGTAACGTGTTTTGGCTGTGTTGTATCCTGCTGGTCAGGCATGACAACAATTGCATGGATGTAAAATGGCTCGCTGTGCTGCTCATCCCTGGAGCATCTGCTGCGTTGGCTTCGGCCGATTCCTCCGGTCACGATGCTCCAAGGACAAGAAGCTGGAGGTTAAGGAAAAATAGGCCACATCAGCGATATTCCCATTCCTCTTGGAAAGACATTCTTTGATGTGAATAGACACAGTGTTTATTTTAGCTGCCTGTTCTCACCAGAGAATCAAGCACGGCACAAAAATAACTCGACTGCAACTAAAGGAAGAGCAACCCTTGCAGTTTAAATGTGTATCTCAAAAATAATGGAGATGGTTTAAAATAATCTGAGAAGTTGTTTCCTCTCCCCGACCCCCACCTGTTCAGTCTCATGATACAAGACGTGAAAATGAGCTTATTTAagtgctgctgtgtttctgtaaGTGTTTTCAAGGCCTCTCTGTGAAAACCTCCTCAGTTTCCCTCTGCCCACCAGACAAAGCTGGGATGTGTTCCCTGCAAAAATTGGGTCTGGGAGGTTATTGAGacatttttccacctttcccaTCAGTCAGAAGGGTCCTTAGAAAATAGCAGGCATGTGAATGTTTTGGGAATCTAAAGAAGGCCTGAGATGAGTATGTAAAAGCAAAGTAAGGCTTTAGCTGTCTGAGAGGGGAGATGCTGTACTGGAGGAAAGTGGGGAGAAATCCTCTAATTTGATTTTgcagaagtaaaataataaactgATTAAATTCCACCATCAACCCCTGCTCCCCACCCATTGCTGCAGTTGCTGCAACCTAaacttttcctccagaaaaagATCTTCCCAGAGTATTACTGTGCTTTACAGGAGTCCTGTGACTATTAATAAGCTGACAGATGGCTGTAGTTTCTGATGAATCGGATTCAGTTTCATTGATTAATCTGTTTTCTCCTCACCccaaaggaaagcacagctgtACTGACCAGCAGCTGCCCTTGCACAAACCTGATTTCCAcaggcacatcctggagagggagcaatcccagcactgctgccatcAGGAGACTGGTGGGGAGCTGGTCAGTCCTCTCTGCCTAACCAGGATGGAGGAGCAGGACAGTCAAGGGGTCCCCATTGGAGAGCAGGTGGACTGGGAGGAGTCTGGGCCCCTTTGCAGTTATAACAACATGATGTGGGTGAATTAGGGAAGTCAATGGGATATAGGAAATGGGGAGAGCTGTACTTAAGGCATTTCACCTCTGGTCATGGTCCCCAAGCCCATGTACTGCTGGAACTGGTTCAAGTGGTTCTTACAAGGGAGACCCTTTGGAGGCAGCAGATTTCAGCACATGAGGCTGGGACTTGGGAACAAGCAGCCCTTATTCCTGTGCCTCTTTTACAGAGTGGCTGCCAAGCTCCAGGTTAGGAACTTGAAGTCCATTAGAGCACATCAACAGTGTATCACAGCTGGAGCCTCATCTCCTCTGTGCTTCCTCTCCTAATCACAATCTCGCTGATGCACAGCACCATATAATGTTGATTTCCTCTCCCACACCCCTCTGGATTTACATTTATTCATATGCCATGTTCTCCTTTCACCTTCCCTAT
This DNA window, taken from Pseudopipra pipra isolate bDixPip1 chromosome 15, bDixPip1.hap1, whole genome shotgun sequence, encodes the following:
- the LOC135422700 gene encoding rho GTPase-activating protein 24-like, with protein sequence MSEENTPSRYLTRLAHPEDCQETSAAVSPVLREQEDTGHIPGDGSDSCASSGDSPANPPCPQHHPADLRMLMARQKAEYESKIARLEQQNRALQLEIQGMHWKLGQQRKWYRLVEMKMRNAERAKEDAERRNEMLQKEMEEFFETFGEMNRWK